In Kamptonema formosum PCC 6407, the genomic stretch TGCCAATTTGTCCGAAAATTTGAAACAACTACTGAAGCAGAAAAATGAAGCAGCTAGCCATTTTTCTCGTGGCGATGCTGAAAAATGGGAGCTAAACCTGCCGAAAGGGTGATACTAAGAAATTTTAGTGTTAAAGTAGGCTCAAAGGCAGAGGCGGAAATTTATGGCGAAAACATACTACACCTATCGCCTTCGTGTTGCCAACCGCGATCGCGTCCAGGTGGAAAAGTGGGATGCTCAACATCAAGACAAAGGACAACCTAGCGGCGCACTTCGATATCAAGAGAAGCTACCAGAGATTGCACCACTGCTGCAAGCTGCCAAGAATAATGAGTTGAACGATTCTAGTTTAGTGCGATCGCTCGGAGAAGCCTTATTTGATGTCTTGTTTGATGACGTGCTGCGCCAAGATTTCGTCAACTTTTACTATCAGGTAGTGCAACAGGAAAAACAACTACTACGAGTTGAACTGGATATCGACGAACAGGGAATGCCTGAAATAGCTGCCCTGCCTTGGGAATTTATGTGCGTGCCTGCAAGAGCTAATCTAGGTACAATTTGGATGGGAACAGTACCGGATCTGGTTTTCTCTCGCAGGCGATCGCAGTGGATTGCCGCACAACCAATTCAACTAGAATCTGATGAAAAGCTGAGAATTGCTTTAATTATCTCTGCTCCTTCTAATTTACCGCCCGTTGCCTACGAACCAGTCCAAGCAGCATTAGAAAAACTAGCAGTTGAGCAAGCAAAACGGGTGGAATTATTGCCAATTATCAGTTCCGCTAACCCTGAAACTATTGATACTATTCTGTCAAAAGACCCTCATATTTTTCAGTTCATTGGTCATGGACGGATGAAGAATGAGGGTAAACAAGAAGTCGGTGAGATAGCTTTAGTCGATCCTGACTTTAATGAGGCAATGTGGGTGGATGCAGATTACTTCAGCGAATTGTTTAATCAACACCGCCCAGGCGTAGTCATGTTACAAGCTTGTGAAGGCGGAATGCTGTCTTCATCACAAGCATTTGTGGGAGTTGCATCTAAGGTTGTGCAACAGAATGTACCTGTAGTTGTAGCCATGCAATATGAAGTGACGAACAGCACTGCTAGTCGCTTTGCACTGCGCTTCTATCAACAGTTGGCAGCAGAAGATCCGGTTGATATTGCGGTTCAATATGCAAGACGTGCGATCGCTCTTGGGCCAACCCAATATCGTAAACGCGATTTCGCAACCCCTGTCATCTTCATGCGCGTGCGGGATGGTTATCTGTTTAAGCGCCAGAGTGCGTCCAGTCAGTCTAACCAACAGCCGGATTCTTCACTGACGGGAATTCCTGAGAACTTACCTCGCAGTGGAGTGGTGCAGTTTGTCGGTCGGGAGCGAGAGCTGGAAACTCTGCACCAGCAACTTCAAGAGAATGAACGGGTAGCGGTATCTGCGATCGCAGGCATGGGAGGCATTGGTAAAACGGAACTGGCACTGCAATATGCGCTAATTTGCAAGCAAACCTATCAAGGTGGCATCTGCTGGTTACGGGCGAAAGGATTAAATGTAGGCACTCAAATTGTCCAGTTTGGGCGATCGCGCCTCCAACTTCAGCCCCCTGAAGACCTAGACTTAACGGGTCAGGTAGGATTCTGCTGGACGCATTGGGCTGCGGGTAAGGTGCTGGTGATATTGGATGATGTTACAGACTACGAAGTCATCAAACCTTACTTGCCCCCTGCTGAATCTCGGTTCAAAGTACTAATGACCACCCGCCTACGGTTGGGTAAATCCGTCAAACAGTTGGAAATTGACGTGCTAGATGAGTCAGCAGCATTAGCACTACTAGAATCGTTAGTAGGAGCAGAGCGCATTCAGCAACAACGGGATAATGCCCAAAAACTTTGTGCTTGGTTGGGATACTTACCCTTGGGATTGGAGCTAGTGGGGCGCTATTTTGACCGTAAACCTGACCTTTCTCTGGCTGAAATGCAGCAACGGTTGGAGAAAAAGAGATTGGATGAGCGATCGCTCTCTAAACCTGACGCAGACATGACTGCATCTTTGGGAGTTGCCGCTGCCTTTGAACTAAGTTGGGATATACTAGATGAGCCAACAAAACAGTTAGGTTGTTTACTGAGCTTGTTTGCCCTAACTCCCATCCCTTGGTCGTTAGTAGAGCAGTGTCTGTCAGAGCTAGATTTGGACGACCTGGAAGAGCTGCGGGATGATAACCTGCTCAACCTGAACCTGCTACAGCGCAAGGGAGCAGGCATTTATCAATTGCATCAGCTGATTCGGGAATTCTTCCAAGCAAAACAAGTCAGCATAACCAACTCTGACGAACTCAAATGGCAGTTCTGTAAAGCAATGGTAGCTGTTGCTCAGAAAATTCCAGAAACTCCAACTCGCGACCTGCTTCTAGAACTGGCACTTACTATTCCTCATATGGCGGAAGCTGCCACAACCTTAAATTGCTACTTAACTGATACAGATTTACTCAAACCTTTTGAGGGTCTAGGTCGATTTTACGAAGGACAGACTTTTTACCAACAAGCCTCTGACTGGTACGACAGATGTCTTAGCCTGAGCAAGCAACGCTTCGGTAGCGAACATCTTAATGTTGCAACTAGCATCAACCATTTAGCATATATTTACAGGCTACAAGGTCGTTATTCAGAAGCCGAACTGCTGTGTAAACAAGTGTTGGAAATGAGACAACGTTTGCTAGGTGCAGAAGTTCCTGAAGTAGCTGACAGTCTCAATCAACTAGCAATTCTTTATAATCTTCAAGGAAAATACGATGATGCAGAGGCTTTATACAACCAAGCATTGGAGATGAAGCAACGCTTTTTAGGCTCTGAACATCCGGATGTAGCAGACTGTTTTAATAACCTAGCATACCTTTATCTCTCTCAGAGACGCTACGCCGAAGCTGAACCTCTGTTTGAACAAGCAATTATCATTTATAAACGAACAAAAAAGGAAATTTATCTCGCTACGAGTTTGAATAACTTGGCACGGCTTTACGATGACCAAGGACGCTACGCCGAAGCTGAACTTTTGTGCGTACAAGCACTGGAACTTTTTAAACACCTATTAGGAGAAGAACACCCCGATGTAGCAAACTGCCTTAACAACCTAGCATTTATCTATGCCCAGCAGGGTGATCTAGTAAAGGCAGAAATAACGTACATTCAAGCATTAAATATGCGTCAAAAGTTCCTGGGAAATGAGCATCCTGATGTGTCAGTTAGTATGAACGATTTAGCTAAATTCTACACTTCTTTGAAAAAATATGCCCAAGCTGAACCGCTCTATTTGCAAGCCTTAGCAAGCCTTGAAAAAAAACTCGGTAAAGAGCATCCACTTACAGTAAGAGTTAATCAGAATTTATCTGAATTGAGGATGCAGCTAAGATAATTTGACAATAATAAGGTAATATTTTATGCGTTCACGAACTGTTCTTTTGGTTTTGTTATTCATAGCTGGCTTGACTGGATTGCTGTTTTATGATTTTCACAATCAGCAAATTCCTCATCAAAAAAAATCCGAGCAAACTCCTAGCCCACATCCTAGTAAAATTCCTGTGCTAATTCCTACTCAAATCTCAGAGGGTTGTATCGAAAATACTGAACAAAAGAAAACTTCTAGTCCAATTACCAGTCAAAAATATACTCTTAAAGAAGCAGAAAATTATTTGCTAAAGGGAATACAATATACTAAAAAGTATCAATATGATGATGCTTTAAAAAGCTTTGATATAGCACTGAAAGTTTACCAAACAGAGAAAAATTTTGAGAAACAAGCAATTACTCTCGGTAATATAGGGAGCGTTTACTATGAAACAGCAAATTACAAACAAGCGATTAATTGTCATAATAAACGTCGCATAATTGCTGCTTCTAAAAAAATCAACAAAAAAGAAGAGACCGATGCTTTAAGTAGCTTGGGAAATGCTTACTATGCAATGGGGAACTATTCAAAAGCTCGTATTTACTACAAAAGAAGCTTAAAAATTTCTCTGGGTATCATTGATAAGCACTCGGAGGCGATAGCTTTAGGGGGACTGGGAAGTGTTTACCATAGCGTAGGTAACTATGGACAAGCAATTAAACATCATGAGAAACGTTTGAATATTATTAAAGAAGTTCTAAAGAACCAGCGACAATTAACTGAAGAAGATCGAAAAGAGTTTCTTAAATTAAAAGGAGCTGCTTTAGGTAGTTTGGGTAATGCTCACCACATGCAAAAAAAATACGAAAGAGCCATGGTGTACTATGAAGAGCATTTTAAAACTGCTGTAGATGGTCAAGATAAACGAGAAGAGGCGATCGCTCTAGGGGAATTAGGAAGTGCTTACCACGGTTATTGGAAGCGTAGTAATTTTAAAAATAATGGTGATTTGGAAAAAGCAATAAAACTTTATGAAGACCGTTTGAGAATTGCTAAAGGAATCGCTGACAGCCGTTTAATAGCATCGAGCCATGGCGGTTTAGGCTATATTTACTATTCCATAGCTAGTCGTAACTCTTCCCTAGAATTTTATGATAAAACTATTACGTCTACTGGTGAACATTTAAATACTTCAAAATCTATTCAAGATAAACCTGGTGAAGGAAATGCTCTAAATTTAT encodes the following:
- a CDS encoding tetratricopeptide repeat protein, encoding MAKTYYTYRLRVANRDRVQVEKWDAQHQDKGQPSGALRYQEKLPEIAPLLQAAKNNELNDSSLVRSLGEALFDVLFDDVLRQDFVNFYYQVVQQEKQLLRVELDIDEQGMPEIAALPWEFMCVPARANLGTIWMGTVPDLVFSRRRSQWIAAQPIQLESDEKLRIALIISAPSNLPPVAYEPVQAALEKLAVEQAKRVELLPIISSANPETIDTILSKDPHIFQFIGHGRMKNEGKQEVGEIALVDPDFNEAMWVDADYFSELFNQHRPGVVMLQACEGGMLSSSQAFVGVASKVVQQNVPVVVAMQYEVTNSTASRFALRFYQQLAAEDPVDIAVQYARRAIALGPTQYRKRDFATPVIFMRVRDGYLFKRQSASSQSNQQPDSSLTGIPENLPRSGVVQFVGRERELETLHQQLQENERVAVSAIAGMGGIGKTELALQYALICKQTYQGGICWLRAKGLNVGTQIVQFGRSRLQLQPPEDLDLTGQVGFCWTHWAAGKVLVILDDVTDYEVIKPYLPPAESRFKVLMTTRLRLGKSVKQLEIDVLDESAALALLESLVGAERIQQQRDNAQKLCAWLGYLPLGLELVGRYFDRKPDLSLAEMQQRLEKKRLDERSLSKPDADMTASLGVAAAFELSWDILDEPTKQLGCLLSLFALTPIPWSLVEQCLSELDLDDLEELRDDNLLNLNLLQRKGAGIYQLHQLIREFFQAKQVSITNSDELKWQFCKAMVAVAQKIPETPTRDLLLELALTIPHMAEAATTLNCYLTDTDLLKPFEGLGRFYEGQTFYQQASDWYDRCLSLSKQRFGSEHLNVATSINHLAYIYRLQGRYSEAELLCKQVLEMRQRLLGAEVPEVADSLNQLAILYNLQGKYDDAEALYNQALEMKQRFLGSEHPDVADCFNNLAYLYLSQRRYAEAEPLFEQAIIIYKRTKKEIYLATSLNNLARLYDDQGRYAEAELLCVQALELFKHLLGEEHPDVANCLNNLAFIYAQQGDLVKAEITYIQALNMRQKFLGNEHPDVSVSMNDLAKFYTSLKKYAQAEPLYLQALASLEKKLGKEHPLTVRVNQNLSELRMQLR